A region of the Cannabis sativa cultivar Pink pepper isolate KNU-18-1 chromosome 3, ASM2916894v1, whole genome shotgun sequence genome:
GGGTCTGATTGTGTCCGATATGGGATCTGACGGGGTCCAATATGGGGTCCGATGAGAAAGAAAGAATgggaagagaagagagagaggggggtgATGTAAATGGGGAGGGTAATTTGAGAATAACATTAAAGTTGGCCTAGATTACAAATATTAGTAATTATAAGTTTAGGGAAAAATTTTAAACGTTATGTAAGCATATTTAATCAAATTTCtctttataaatatatgttcaaaCCGATGtatatttatcatttaattatgtatatgtccattttaaataaatatatattaagggAAGTATATAAGAGCCCTCTTAATTATTATTGCTActcaatttacttaattaattttcatatcatATCTTTAGAGATGGattactaataattttttaaaacttctCCCTATTTACAAATTGATAGATCCAAATCCATTTAATTAAAGATTAGTCAACCACATCTATtaccatttaaatttttaatcctCTTAAATAATACACaaatttctttaaatatttccttAAATCATACTTTAACTAAAGTCAACTCTTTTATAACACAATAGTAAAATTTGAACTGCAAACACTTGTTAACTTTAaagtttataatattttacaattcatgatattttgaaattttattaaccaaattaccctaaataattaggggtcGGCATATATCAGGCGCGAAAGCCTTGAAAGGCACCAAAACCATAAATAATGACGCAACTCATCCATCAAATCGGTATTTCTATTTCTTTAACCAAAGACACATCACAACAACCTCAAGAAAGCTAATACTTCTCAACCAGAAATTCTTTAAAATTCGCTATCTTTACCTGCCTACCTCCTTAACCAACTACAAGATACCATATTAAACTAAAGTTCTGAATAAATACCAAGATATCATATCACCAAAAACAGTTAAAATTAAACATCCACCAAATtacagaaaataattaataatatgaaagacataaaataataatataaaataaaaaaaatattaaaagaaagacataaaataataatatgaaatgtatattaattataaataaataaatcaattaattaatgaatctgtcaataaatttataaatggtCAATCACTAATTGATTGATGATATGGtataaagatattttaaaaaagtgaGAACAAATTTATAtctcactaatttttttttctctcttttatttAAACACTTCTATTCTATTCAGTATTCGAATTCTTGGTGCATTTAGATTATTAAATTATTCTATCAAAAATATCTTATACTAAATTTACAATAcgacatttatatataaattcataccTTTCATAATGTCGGTTTCATAGGAACCCATAATGCTATTTCACTTTCACACACTCTAAAGTTTAACATGTTTAGAAAATAGACAACAAAACTTTTAATTGCACTCCCAAAATTAAAAGCTAAAAAAggaaattattaattacaaagAGGAAAAGGAAAAACCAAAGAAATGAAGTCCTAaaacaaaatagtttttttcttGAAATACATGCTTCCCATTGACATAATTTTGTTGCCTCTTATCTCCCAAGATAAGCTCAAAGATTTTCACACCCATACAATGGAGACACAAGAGATATGTAGCACTAACAGTAACACTACTGCACATGATCATATTAGTTTTGTCcccaaaaatatgaaaaatgtaTAAAACTAGCTACTGCACATCAACAAAGAGAAAGATGCttgtaaatataatatatataagagaAACATTTTTCAAGGGGTATTACACATTGATTATTGATTGGTTACTAAATaattttaactataaatattagttttaaaaatattaaattattatatttttatccaatagtaaaataataaagaaaaattaaaaaaaaattatgtttaatttagctatttaattgaaaaaaatattaaaaaaaatctatttttacactatatctatattctattaaaaaaatatatatgtgtatatttttttaaaaaaaatatatatatgtttatatatttaagtcaagctctttttttattttattttttgtaaaaataatttttttaaaaaaatatataaaaaaaataaacataaaaattcaaattttcttAATAGAACTATTCATCTCCCTATAATCTAtagtaatattaaaatatatatatacttacacTAGTTTTGGTTTTGTGTCTATATCACTTTTTCatcatgttttattttttattttaaaagaaatctaaagtagtattttatttttttctttttaagatttataacagtaataaatAAAACCATTGCAAAGTTGTAATATTGAATTTCgtcaaccaaaaaaaattgacaaaagattttttatcaattttattgATTTCAACCTATATgtaaaaagaatgaaaaatgGTAGAGTTTGGTAAACTTGGGATTGAAACCcattaataattaaagaaaaaattatcaaaCACATAAATTAGtagaataaatatataatttaaagacAAAGACAAGAAAAAGCTAAATAGGATATagataatagaaaaaaaataaaaatacatatttaatttgttaatttcatTAATCTTTCTATAGATTATAGAAGTGGCAGACAAGAACGAAAATAAGAGTTAATAGTTaagcaatatattttttttttattattttgtctttatACTTTTTGGTATAATAACATCATGTGTACATTTGAGGAAAAAGCACATTATGTATACAGATAAACTACACAAAAATTTAACATACATTAACATGGCAAGTTATACTCattttaactaaaataattttgatttgGAATTACTTGTCCTATACATATGTGTTAAGTTTGTGTGtgcatatataattattatcctaatataaaaaaaaatattaatataccactatacaacttatatatataaaataccacATAAATGAGTTCGtaattcaatattaaatttagttttttttttatttcatcatatatttagtttttttaagtaaatattttttttttttaagtaaataattGAATATACTACTACTACCAAACAATCTTGACTCAAACTCCACTTTTTAGTATAACAGATTATAAAAATTCTATAAAAATTAGGGGACCATGGCCAGCCGTTAATGTAGTTCTCTGCCTATGATTGTAGTAGACATACATGGCTGGCTGAAAAAACAAACATGCAAGTGGGCAATGCTAAAGTAGGGTACCAAATTAATTCAAAACGTTTCTCCTTTGACCAAACAAATGATCTATGAATGCCCACGTACCCATGTGATttgatatatatgttatataatagCTTATTGGCAGGGGTGGTGctcaatattttttataggtGGTACTTTATGATTGGTTAACGAGATacttttttaaaagttattttttaagttatataagaCTTGTTACTTAATTATACTATTAATAGTAGtgtaatactaaaaaaaaatactaaacaacGGTAGTATCCATTAGCAATTTTCTATGCAATAATATgtcaaaagaaaataaatatttatttaccttttataaattcaaaatcCAAATATGTGTGGCAATCACCACTTGTAGGCaaatatatgatttattaattattttttttaaaaaaaaatcatttattaaataaaaataaactagaTTTCATGATCatcataaataatattattcgaTATGCTaggtaaaaataaatttagcaattatattatatacctattttattttacttgttttaatttttacttctatttttcatattctttaagatatactcacttttatagatgatatcCTCATTAGACCCCTtaggttaatgtaaattatatgctgAGTGAGGTTATATTGAGCAACCCACTCAAAAAAATGagtatattttaatgaaatataatatgaggatatttttaattaatggatACAAGAaaaggtatttttcaacttattgCATGTAGATTCGGGTAAATTGtagcataagtacccaaagttttgagtttgtaagTAGCATAAATCTAATGATTtgtttagcggcataagtacccaatgtttgtaaactataatttttctcCAACTTTATCAGTACAGACtccgttttaaatttataagAAGAGAAGATTTGGAAGTAACTCACACTACACGTTTCTGTCTAGATCCAATGATATAGAATTTGGGTCTTATAAGTGCcctgtttaagacaataacaaaGTATATACTGATGAAActagagaaaaattacaattttacaaatattgggTATTTATGTcactaaaaaaatcattgaattTATGCCACTTGCAAGAAAATTTCCCATTGTGCTCTTTTGTCCAGAACAAATTATTTTTCCCTTGACCAGAGGGTCTACCCCCTCTCAAAATAACAGAAGTAGTTTCACTGTCAAACATGCAATTCAACTTCTGATTGTCCCACTCTCCTGAGCTAGTCAGGAGGTCTGCCACCTTCCTCAAGCCACACTCAGGGTGACCATTGGACTTAGGGTAGAAGGTTTTGCCAAGGGTAGCCATTGGATCCTCCCAAATATTGGTATCCCTTCCATCATAGACCATTTTACAAGCTCCTTCTCTTAAGAAGTCATTAGCTTTGaccatatttttctaaaatcaaGAATCTAAGTTCTTGTACTTACAATTAAGAAACTCTTTTCCTTTGAGGTACTTGGCTCTTAGAATATCACAACAAAGAGATTGACTTTCGCATAATAAATTCTGCCCCTATTTAGCTAGGAAGGCTAGATTCATCTCCTTAGTTTTACAAAAACCAAGACCACCTCTGGACTTAGGAAGACAAATCTTATCCCAAGCTTTCAACCGGATTCCTCGGTTCCCTTTCTCAAATCCCCACCAGAAATCACGCCCCAAGCCATCAATCCTTGCGACAAGTCTATTAGAGAGCTTAGTAATTTGCATCACATACATAGGCATGGACAGTCCCACAAACTTGATCAGAGTAGCACCCCGCTTTAGAGAGGGTTTTAGCCTTCCAACCCTGCAATTTTGAGGTAAGATTCTCTACAACAAAGTTGAAATTAGCATCCTTCTGTCTAGAGCGAAATTAGGGGAGCCCTAGATATTTAACGTTTCCTTCCGACCTTCCAATTCCCAAGGCATCTTGAATCCCTTGTTTCAATTCCATAGGGGTATTTCTACTGAAAATATATAGAAGATTTGAGTCCAAGAACAACACTTCTCAAGGCAATCCCAGTAGCCTTTTGCTTCAACCAGAGAGGCCCTACCCACCAAGATTAGGTCATCTGCGAAAAATATGTGGGACAGAGTAGGGCCACCTCGGGAAAGCTTAATGCCCCCGATATTACCATTACCCATGGCTTTATCAAGAAGTCTTAACAAAATCTCAGTCGCCCAAATAAAAAGGTAAGGTGATAAAGAGTCTCCCTGACGGAGTCCACAAGTTGGAGAAATGTTCCCAACTTGACAACCATTAAGACACACATTCAGAGACGTAGTTGAAATACATTGGGAAACCTAGTTACGGAATAACTCTGGCACCCCATAGCAATACCATGGTCAATAAACTGTCAGCTTATCTTATCATAGACTTTCATCAGATCAATTTTGATTGCAAACAAGCCTTCTTTGCCCTTCTTCCTGTTGAAGGAATTAATGATTTCTTGTATAATCACAATGTTAACATGAATACTTCTACCAGGGACAAAAGCAGCATGTGTAGGACAAATAAGCCGCGGGAGAATAATTTTAATCATGTTTGCAATGACTTTAAAAATGACCTTATAAGATACATTGCAAAGAGTAATAGGCTTATAATGGTTCGTTCTCTTCACGTTCTGAATCTTTGGAATGAGCACTAAATTAGTAGCATTTACTTCTGTGCATCGTTCCAAAGGTGAAGAAATCAAAGACCGCTTCACAAAAATCATCTCTCACCAAATCCCAATAATGCTTAAAGAAGAGGACCGACTTATCATCTGGACCAAGAACCTTAAACCTTAAGGTTGCCCATGAAGAACAggattttttgaatttcattaTAATCAGGGGTCCAAATCAGATCTTCTTTCTCCACATAAGATTGCCTATCAGTAATGTGATGATAATATTCAGAATCATAACATATTTCTTATTACATGCTCAACTTATGATTAAAGAGCAATAAAACCTTAGGAgtttcttaattttaaaaactaaaaaaaacctCATAAAAAATAAGCCAAACAAGATCATGATTTGTATAGAAGGTTCTCTTTTCTTGTTAcaatcaaatataaatatttgcaTGCAATCACAGCTCAACAATCAAGTcagtaaaaaataatttgtttagAAGGTTTTCTTCTTATTACAATCAAATATAACTGCATCCAATTACAGCTAATCCAACAGTCAAGTCAGTCAGCTAATCAAATTTTACTCTCTTCCTCCTTCCCAACTAATATCCCCATCAACTCAATCAAGGAGATGAGACTTcaaattttttctaaaaaagctAATGAGTATTCAAATATTcagcaacaaagaaaaaaataaaataaagatgtTAACATCAGTATAATAATCCTATTCTATAAGTTTGTGATCAGTTGCTGAGAATTCAACAATCCTATTTCAAGTGCTTCCAGGAGCATCAGTGCCAGCAGATTTGCGGTTCAAGTAACGAATAACAGCGTCTTCGACCCTGTTCAAAAGAGATATGGCTTCAAAGTCAGAAAATGATAAAAGTTTAGGTTCTTCAGTGTACTACTGATGGCTATCCAACCTGTTGTATCATAACCACATACTTTTGGTATTTGAAAAAAACATGAAATACCCTTTTGAGTATAGCTATTCTCATGTGGGGTATCTCAAAGAACCTCAACCATTTGACCTACCCTTTTAACTATTCTATATATGGTATTCAGAAGAATCAGAACATTGCTATTCCAGCACCTTAACCCCAACCCCACTTGAGataaacaatttaatataaggttcacatattttaacttttaaaaaaacagATAAGTAAGATCTCCTATTGATTTTAATCGAGTAATGTTGGACACCTTAAGATGCGACTTAGCAAATACTCATAGTATTTAAGCAAGACCGGCAACTAGTTTATTAAACCGAAATGAAAAGCAAGCATGACATAATCAAACTCGGGATTTTATACTTTTGGTTTGTAACCTGATGATACCAATTCTAAATGGCCTGTTTGGATGAGAGATTTTGGTTTCTTGACTAGAGTTTTACTTATTCTGCAAGGTTGTTCAAGatataagatataataaacGTGGATACTAGTTACTGCAAATCATGTACGCAAACCCCTCAACCCGGAATCCATTATAATCAAGCTCTATGTTAGTTGGCAATCCATAATTGGGTTGGGAAGCCAAGCAATACAAACAGGTAAATTTACTAATAACGCACACAATAGATATAATGATGGAAGCTTACCAGGGTTGATTATAAAAGTCAGAACGCCGCTCCTTCTCTGCATTTCGACTGGCATCTCCAGCAACAAGCTTTAAATCTTTGCTCTGAGAAGCTATCAGAGTGTTAATAAACTCTGCTGGAGACTGACTGAAACTAAGAAAGAAAGCCCGCCGCCTCCTATGTTCATGAATCTTCTTTATAGACGCAGATATCAGTTCATCGCAAGCATCAATTTCCTTATTATTCTCAGTACGTGCCAAGAATGAAGACATTTCTTTATCCAGAGAAAGAGGCACATCAACCAGCACATCATAGCAATTAGTTCCAACTGGACAAGTTCCCGAAAGCTTAATCTTATGTTCCAGATGTATGGGTTGTGGTGGAGTTAAATGCTGTGCTAACTTTTGTGAAACTGATGTAAACTTCATCTTCTCATCCCCAAACACTTTTTGAAGAGGCGGATCACACATGAAAGAAGTAGGGTCACTGGGGCTCTGCAATTTTCTAGATTTAACATAATGCCAAATTGCAGCTATGATCCTTATGCGGCTATCTGCCTCAATGCCAAGAACTTCCTTCAGAGCTGGggaaagtttatatttttctgGCGTGTAATTCATTTCTAGCCTAATTGCTGCAGTGAACTCTTTATTCCCTATTCGCTTCACTTCAAAGCCGTCGTGTAGAGCAGGCGAACGAGCACTATCCCACGTAATTACATGGCTATCTGGATAAAGATTATTGTCCAAGTATATAGTTATTTtcttgaaaaaggaagaaaactTTGGAGTCAAATTTGGGGTCATGCCATTGCCAGCAACTACAGGATCTTTCCCATCTTCCAAAAGCCTCCCAACTATCTTAAGTGACCAAGAAGGAGGTTCTGCATTATTGTGTTCTGCATTATTGTTCTCGGGTATAGGCTGCGTCTGATTTACATAAGTGTTGAATACGTACATTCTGAGTGTTTTCTGAAAACGTGGAGATATTTTGAACGACTCCTGGATGTCAATTTTCTTTCTTGTCAAAGCAGCATCCACACGAGCCTCGAATTCAAGCAACTGAGTATAAAGCGCAGACTCGGGCAAAAGGTCTGCCACCTTCTCTGGTATTTGTTTATCAGGTAGCTTTCGCTTCTTCCTCCGAGCAGCTGGGGTCAGCTCCATTGTTTTAAATGGTGAACTTGTATTAGCATTTGATGAGTTTGTGGGTCTTGAAGGTGGCTTTTGATTAGCTCGCTTGGCACCTCCACCTCCAGTACCTGGAGTTGCCACAGAAGGTGTTGATACACCAGCATTACTATTCATGGAATTGTGCAACTGGGCAAGGGCCTGAGCTTGAGCTTCCAAGTCTGCTCGAATTCGGGCTTGCTTAGCTTGACCGAGAGCTTGTGCCTGTGCTTGAGTCTGACCCTGACTCTGTGCTTGAGCCTGACCCTGACCCTGACCCTGTGCCTTTGCCTGTGCTTGAACATTCACAAATTGAGTCTGAACAAGTCCCTGGGCTTGAGGCTCAGACAGCTGAAAATGACCCGGAAAATGAGACACACCTTGTGTTTGATGTTGTGCCTGAGACAGAAGATGGGGTTGCTGATTCACAGCTATAGACTGAGGCACCATCCCTGAATTTCCAAAATGAGGAGGTAACCCTGCCCCCACACCCTTGGCCTGattattgttattcattgaCATTGTTCACTCTAACATCACTATctttaaaatctaatttttccTTTAAAATCCTCAAACCCTTCAAATTTTCgaaaccaaaacaaaaattaaatcttGGGTTTATCTTGCTTATAAAACTTATCCACAATATGAACCAAAAGAGATTCCAATTCTAGTGAAACGTTAAAATTCCATTTACCACAAAAGTTTCCACAACAATTCGAAATTGTCCAATATAACAGCAAACCCAATTCTCCAAATCACAAAATTAGCAATATATTCCAACACTACAAAGAAGAGAAACAAAACAAGTGTCCAAAACTTTTAACCGTCAGAATTCAAAATCTTGTGTAAAGGAATTTGAGAAAACAAAAcgaaaaaaataactataaacgCAGAATCTAAAAATGGTAAGCAAAGGAGAGATAAAAGAATCATTTTTTCTTACAAGTTTGAATCTTTCTTTCtgctatttcttcttcttcttctttctctttctctctctctctagagaTCGGCCATGGACCCAAATTTGCTTCCCTCTCTTCACCGCTATTTTCTATACAGTTACTAGAAAATTACAATATTGCCCCCATTTACGTTACAGATAAAATAGCtaaggcccagcccaactaagTTAATAACAGGGTAACTATCTTATAAGGCCCAATTAATCAAAGCCCAGATTTTGGCCCAATAAAAACTCAGTCCAAAACATCTCGTTAGGCCGTAAACCCTACTTCTGAACTCTTCCCAAGAGACCCCCATATATATTGGAAACCCTAATTTTCGACTAGGGATTTGCCACTTCGCCAGGAAAAATTTTGATTCGGAAGCGGAAGGTCAGAAGAAGCCATGGTAAGTCACTCTGCGTTTTTCTTCTTCGTATTCTTCTCTGATCAGCTTTTAGTGCGATTACCTCGTTTGGTCTCGAAATCGGTGTAAAATTTAGCTGTGAAAATGCAAAAGCTCTTGCTTTAGATTCTTATTCCGGATGTGTTTCTATTGCATTTTCAGGTGAAGTATTCTAAGGAGCCTGATAATCCCACCAAATGTAAGATTGGATTTTCtgttttaaagatttttcatgttatttcacTGTATATTGTTTTTAAAGATTGTGTTGTTTGGGAGCTTAGAAATGGACGAGAActgtttaaatttaattatttgagcTTCATTTCTTAACACTTAGAGTTCGAAATTTTAAAGATTTATAACATTCGTAGTTAGGTTTTGAAAGGATCTTCTGATCTGACCGAACCTGCTATTCCATTTGCGACTCCTTTGGTTTtaaaaagtgaatttgaaatatttttgaggaattataatttatatttggtGTTTATTATAGAACATTAATGTTTATCTTGTTTCTTCGTAATTCAGCCTGCAAAGCCAGGGGGTCAGATCTCAGAGTTCACTTTAAGGTACATTTCTTCGCTCGACGAACTATAATTTGGTTCTGTAAACTAGGATAGTTGTAATTTTTAATTACTCGAGCCACTTTTTTTAAACAAATGTGCCCAATTCTACTTTTTGTTAAACTACATTACTTGAAGATTTGCATAGTATCTCGAAGCTTTGTTAAGATTATACTTGTTGTTACTATGTTTGTGTGTTGCTTTTTGTTTTAACGAAAataaattatgaaatattagtatGCTGAGTAGTAAAAATATGTTTGCAGCTATATTAGAATTACTGTATATTTTTTAGTCATCTTTTTTTTCGCAGCTGCTGTCATTTTTCTGCATATATTTATTcagatgtttattttatttgcttGTATATCTCTTCAGAATACTAGGGAGACAGCGTTTTCAATTAGAAAGATGCCTTTGATCAAGGCAAAAAGGTATTTGGAGGATGTTTTGGTTCACAAGCAAGCTATCCCATTCCGTCGCTTCTGTAGAGGAGTAGGGCGTACTGCACAGGCAAAAAATCGCCACTCAAATGGACAAGGACGTTGGCCTGTAAAATCTGCCAAGTTTATTCTTGACCTACTGAAGAATGCTGAGAGCAATGCTGAGGTACAAGTCTTCCTAATCTGTTAATCTTTATTTGTTTGTTCTTTCCTTCTCGAACATGTTGTATCTTGTTGTTTTCTTGGGTTTTCTAACAAATTTCTCCTGTCAATTCTTCTTTAGGTGAAAGGTTTGGATGTCGATTCACTTTACGTTTCTCACATCCAGGTGAACCAAGCTCAAAAGCAAAGGCGTCGTACATACCGTGCCCATGGAAGAATTAACCGTGAGTATTTACATAAGTATACATTTATCATGTCTCCATTTGTTTAGCTTTTTAGTAACCTTTACCATATTATTGCAGCTTACATGTCATCCCCATGCCATATCGAGCTGACTTTGTCAGAGAAAGAAGAGCCGGTCAAGAAAGAGGTAAATAAATTGTTAAAAAGAACACATGATCTGATATTTACAAGCAATTTTCATCTAATATGACTTTGCATAATTGTGCAGCCTGAAAGTCAGTTGGCTTCTAGGAAACCAGAAAAGACTCGTGCTTAGAGAGCTCTCCAAGGCGGTGCCTCTGCTTCTTCAACAGCTGAAGGTGTAGGCTAAGTAGGAATCCAAGTTTTTGTTTGAGTGCccagaaattttatttttgttttttgtcaAACCTGAAGCTTGTTTTTGTGGCAGATTTTATATTAATCTTTATTTTATAGCTATTGCTAGAAAGCCTTTTTGGACTTTTTCAATGTTAGTTTGTTTTAATGAGTTGGAAGTTGATGCTGGATACTAAAgccttaaattaaaattatatacctcTACTAAAGGTTTAGCTATATAACTCTTACGATTCTCTTAAATCTCCTCCTTGTGTTCTTGAGTAGGTTAATCTTATAAAACTGGTGATAATTCAGTAAGTCAAATGAAGCATCGAAATGTACTCATAAGCTGTTTTGTTCCATAAAAAAATACTGTGCTTTGCTCTTTGTTTTTGAGATTTTCTAAAATGTTGTGTACTCTTTGAGGCtcattttttgtattatttttcttattttaataaattattttgggtaaacaaaaattttaatctGGGAGATggggaatgaaaataaattagtgtagagaaaataaaaatctatGGATTGTTTTCTAGACAAGTCTTTAATTAAACTCTAGTGTGGTAAGAGCATgacttcttttttaaaaaaaacagagagaaatATCATTCATTGGTTTAAATGGACAAAGATCAGAAGGTTaggcaaaaacaaaaatgtgaaCAAAATAGGATTGACAAGAACCAAATGCCAACACCACAAAAGACTAGGATGATAAACACCATTATTATATCgaaaagaaaaacttaaataaaggAAAATGCAACTCGAGAAACTTCTAACATCTAAACAAAATTAGTTAAACAAAGCAAATCACCCGGTACTAGAATCAAAACAACAGAAGGGTGCGTTCGCCTTGGGGAAACATCCACATCCAATCCTTTTTTATTGCAACCTTCACAAAAATCCCAAGGATGGCAAACCTTAGCATAGAACCAAAAGACATCTTCTACTGTCCAAAAACGAGAATGTAAGAGATTACGAGCAAAGCCACCACCAAAATACACCCAACCAACAACCACAAGGGAGAGACCCCACCAAACACCACAAGGAGGAGAAGCAACGACCCCCCAAACCCTCCACCGCAAGACCCAAAAAGACCATCTCGCTCGGCGACAACCACGAGGGCCAACTTCTAAAATTCTCATTAGAGACACCTTATAGCACAACCAGAGATATGGCCTCGAAACAAAGTGACGCCAAAATCGCTATCACTGGAATGGGAAAACCAGATCTCGCCCCACCTTCCCCATGCCAAAACATATCAGATCCCGACAAGTCACAACATCGAAGCACACATGTAGCGATCTCCTTGTGTGCCATCTGCTAAGAAACGGCCAGTAGCGCctagagaaaagaaaaatccTAACAGTATTGAGAAACCATGGTTAGGCAGAGAAACGAAGGATCGAGCATTTGTCTTAAGACCAAGCTTTGCCACACCACATCTTCTCACCCCCAAACAGATGGTTAATCTAAAGTTGTCAATCGTTGCCTCAAGACCTACCTTTGGTGCTTTGCTTTCAATCATCCTAGGCAATGGGCTAAGTGGTTAGCATGGGCGGAGTATTGGTACAATACCACTTATCAATCTTCGCTGGGGTGTACTCCTTTCAAGGTGCTTTATGGGaggaatattagaatatttttatttatggaaattattttctaattaaggaaatgattttctattgaaggaaataaataaataattgattttctgataaatgaatattttatattcattaaatctggacaaaatcaattatgtaatattctatatatggtcagatttctatattcattacttgatttgatttcctgaattaattgtcaaaatattctgacaattaatgtggcgcagatact
Encoded here:
- the LOC115711486 gene encoding large ribosomal subunit protein uL22 isoform X1 is translated as MVKYSKEPDNPTKSCKARGSDLRVHFKNTRETAFSIRKMPLIKAKRYLEDVLVHKQAIPFRRFCRGVGRTAQAKNRHSNGQGRWPVKSAKFILDLLKNAESNAEVKGLDVDSLYVSHIQVNQAQKQRRRTYRAHGRINPYMSSPCHIELTLSEKEEPVKKEVNKLLKRTHDLIFTSNFHLI
- the LOC115711486 gene encoding large ribosomal subunit protein uL22y isoform X2 encodes the protein MVKYSKEPDNPTKSCKARGSDLRVHFKNTRETAFSIRKMPLIKAKRYLEDVLVHKQAIPFRRFCRGVGRTAQAKNRHSNGQGRWPVKSAKFILDLLKNAESNAEVKGLDVDSLYVSHIQVNQAQKQRRRTYRAHGRINPYMSSPCHIELTLSEKEEPVKKEPESQLASRKPEKTRA
- the LOC115711485 gene encoding SWI/SNF complex component SNF12 homolog, producing MSMNNNNQAKGVGAGLPPHFGNSGMVPQSIAVNQQPHLLSQAQHQTQGVSHFPGHFQLSEPQAQGLVQTQFVNVQAQAKAQGQGQGQAQAQSQGQTQAQAQALGQAKQARIRADLEAQAQALAQLHNSMNSNAGVSTPSVATPGTGGGGAKRANQKPPSRPTNSSNANTSSPFKTMELTPAARRKKRKLPDKQIPEKVADLLPESALYTQLLEFEARVDAALTRKKIDIQESFKISPRFQKTLRMYVFNTYVNQTQPIPENNNAEHNNAEPPSWSLKIVGRLLEDGKDPVVAGNGMTPNLTPKFSSFFKKITIYLDNNLYPDSHVITWDSARSPALHDGFEVKRIGNKEFTAAIRLEMNYTPEKYKLSPALKEVLGIEADSRIRIIAAIWHYVKSRKLQSPSDPTSFMCDPPLQKVFGDEKMKFTSVSQKLAQHLTPPQPIHLEHKIKLSGTCPVGTNCYDVLVDVPLSLDKEMSSFLARTENNKEIDACDELISASIKKIHEHRRRRAFFLSFSQSPAEFINTLIASQSKDLKLVAGDASRNAEKERRSDFYNQPWVEDAVIRYLNRKSAGTDAPGST